The DNA region TTTATTAGTTCATTTATTAGTGAATTTAAACCATTTAACTCTATTTCTTTGCTTAAATTTTCTATTTCATATAATACTATAGATTCATTTTCTATTTCTTCATTGTTCAATATAGAAATTTTTCTTTCTAGAGCATTTATTATTTTTTTATAATCTTTTTTAGTAGCTTTTTCAGAGTGTAATATTTCATATTTTGAGAATGATTTTTCTATATCCTTTTTAAAGTTAAAATTTTCTATTTTTTCTTTGTTTATTTTTGAAGGAATTATTATAATAAACTCCGTACCTTTTTCAGGGGTTTTTACTTTTATAGATCCACCATGCATTTTTATATAATGTTTTGATATAGATAAACCTATTCCAAGTCCATCTCTTCTTCTTTTTAAATAATTATCTGTTTGAAAAAAATCTTCGAATAGTATATCCATATCTTCTATATTTATTCCTGGACCATCATCTTTTATAGTTATTATAGTATCCTGTTTATTTTTATCTATTATTACTTCTATTTGACCATCATCTGTAAATTTTATTGCATTGTCTAAAATCTCTTCTAAGATTCTTTTTATTTTGTATTTATCTATCAAAATTTCTTCTGGATCATTCATTACTTTTAAGATGAATTTTAAAGATTTTTTTTCACATAATGATTCAAATTTAGAAGATACTGTCATTATAAAGTTGATCATATCAATTTTTTCAATATTTAATTTTGGACCATCATTTTCTGATTCTGATTCTATTTTTGCCCTTTCATGAAGTCTTTCAAACTTGTTTAAAAGGTCATAAGAACTGTTTTTTATCATTTCCAACATCATTTTATTTTCTTCTGAAGTGTTTATTTTTAATTGTGAAGAATAACCTATTATTGATTGTAAAGGAGTTCTTATTTCATGTGATAATATTTTTAATATATTGCTTTTAAATTCAGAAGATTTTTTTGCATTGGTTTCTGATATTTTTAACTCGTTTATAGTTGTGTCGAGACTTTTGTATAGGGAGTTAAATTCTTTA from Oceanotoga teriensis includes:
- a CDS encoding sensor histidine kinase, which produces MIENFSKKIIKIINYNFIIYSLILITTIFLVTYGIIKQNVQNNLNILFRNKENIINNVFLTMSDEFRNYVTEKPNSIQTLDFIYNTKTDKYLYKNFLEKEEKISNINYSQSTIKLDKKDYLISYQYFQGDKYIYGININHFINILNNENEFGKYYVILRIKNDIYYPSGIIFKKNIDNILSENIKSIRLNYERYEIKSSSNNFISYYVLINSNILDQFKDFIIFIAIFFIILSFIIIKMISAYLDNQIKTPINTIVEGIKSIRMKNEKSINYDGNDEFKMISKEFNSLYKSLDTTINELKISETNAKKSSEFKSNILKILSHEIRTPLQSIIGYSSQLKINTSEENKMMLEMIKNSSYDLLNKFERLHERAKIESESENDGPKLNIEKIDMINFIMTVSSKFESLCEKKSLKFILKVMNDPEEILIDKYKIKRILEEILDNAIKFTDDGQIEVIIDKNKQDTIITIKDDGPGINIEDMDILFEDFFQTDNYLKRRRDGLGIGLSISKHYIKMHGGSIKVKTPEKGTEFIIIIPSKINKEKIENFNFKKDIEKSFSKYEILHSEKATKKDYKKIINALERKISILNNEEIENESIVLYEIENLSKEIELNGLNSLINELIKNNYANKKELYETLYNNIRFQNYL